A segment of the Sulfolobales archaeon genome:
GGCTCAAATTAGGCCTATTTTTTCTCAAAAATGTGAGTAAAAAATGAAGAAAGATTTTTATACTTGAATTGAGAGAGAAATTTGGGGAGAAGGATGGAGAGGAGCCCAATTGAGATAAAAGGGTACTCCTCACCCCCTAATGTTTTTGATGGGGGAGAGGGGGAAAATACACAAATGCCATTAGATACCCTAAAGGTATGCCTAAAGAAGTTGCCATATTATTATGTATGGGGAAAAGGGCTAGAATGGACTGATTATTTCTATAAATGTAAGATATTTGTTGGTGCTGAGAAGGATGAAGTATATGCCATTAATCAATTGTTTATTGTCATAAATGTAAAATCTGATAAATTGTTTGAAGTAATAAACAAAGCTAAAGAATTGTTAAAGACTGAGATAAAGAAAAGAGGGGGAATAGTATATGAATAGGCAAGAACTGTTGGAATGGGCAAAGTCACACATAAAAGACTTAAGGATTGATAATGATAGATTGTATTATGTTGAGGGCAATAAAGTACTTATTGTAACATTTGCTAATAAGCATAAGCTTGAAATAACAAATGAAAATGGAATAGAGTATGTAAGAATTCAAGAACCAAGGGAAGGAATTGAGGGGCTAATATTCTCATTAAATAAAAGCCTAGAATTGGGGGAGTAAAAATGGTTTGTAATAGTGGTATTAAGGAAATTGATAATCATCCAGAGACTAATATAGGGCTTATACCTATACTTCAAGAGATATTAGGTCATCTAAATGAGCTTGAAAAAACTAAGGTTGGCTTAGTTTACAATACTAATAAAATAAGGATAATAGTGAAAAGGCATGATAACCATATACCAACCTTTAATGTGAATAAGTGGGGATATGGTGAGATTTACTTTTATGTACCTTATAATGTTAAGAATATCAAGGCTTATTTGAAGAGGGAGATTGAGGAGGAAATCAGAAGGATAAAAGAGTTATACCAAGAGTTTTGTGAGGGGGAGAAAGATGGAGAGGGATGAAGGGAATGGGGCTTTTTCTATATTCATTATTATATATTATTTAATATAAATGTTATGGTTTTGGAGGGATGAAGGGAATGGGGAGGCATAAGGAAATTAAACATTTGATGGCTTATGATTCAGAGGCTTTTGTTAAGAAGGGAGAGAATGGGGAATTAGTTTATAAGTTAGCTTATGGGGCATTTGCCTATAAGAAGGGAAATAAGTATTACACAAAGATTATAAGAAGTAGTGATGAGTTTATTGAATTCCTTAAAAAGCACCCAAAAACAATTGTATATATACATAATGCAAAGTATGATTTAAGCTTGTTAAGCTTAAGTAAGTATAAGGATTTAATCAGATGGATTAGTTTTGATAAGCCAATTAATTTGAGTTTTAACTTTAATGTGAAAATAAGAGATAGTCTAAATTACCTAGATGGCAAATTAGAGAGTTTAAGGAAAACATTTTTGAAAGAGGAAGACTACCAGGAGATAGGAGTAGACCCAAATTATAAGGATGAAGCCCCCTATTACCTAATAAATGAAGGTAAAATAAAAGAATGGAATAAATGGGTAAGTATTGAAGGACCTAAATTAGCAAGGAATGATGCCTTAATTTTGCTGAAAATAATGGAAAATTTTCACAAATTGTTTGGCAAGATAAGAACTGAAGTAAGTTTGCCCTCAATTGCCTTTAATTTGAATAGAGAAATACTATCCAGAAAAGCTGATTATAATAAAGTTATATATCCATTATATTATAAGCCAGACCCAGAGGTAAATGGGGAGGAGGCTTTACAAAGTTATAGAGGGGGGAGAACTGAGGCTTTAAAAATAACATTAACTAGTACTTATTTAACATTTTATGATGTTAATTCATTATATCCCACTGTCATGAAACTTTTCCAGTACCCATATAAGTTTAAGGATGATAAAAGAGTGAGGGATTTAATTAAAGCATATCAAGATGGCCTAATAGGCCTACATTTGGTAAAATGGAAATGTAGTAATGAATTTATGCCAATTGTAGTTAGGACAGAAGTTAATAATGAAGAATCAGTGACACAAGTCAGCAAAGGAGAGTATTGGATAACAAGCCCAGAGCTTGAAGTTCTAGAAAGTGATTGTGAAGGAGAAGTAGAGGTAAAAAGAAGCTTATGGTTTTATACTTACCCCATTTTTGTTGATTTTGTTGATAAGTATTATGCATTAAAGCAAAAAGCCCCAAAAGGTAGCCCAGAGTATTATCTATACAAAAAATTACTTAACTCACTTTATGGTAAATGGGGAGAGCATAAAAAGAGAAGAAGATTAATACAAGATGAGGAGTTAATAAAATTATTAGATAGAAAATTTGCTGAGAAAGATAACAAGGAAAGACTTGAAATTGAGGAGGGCTTGATAGTAAGCAAAATTGATTGGGGCTTTTATACAGTAAGGCAAGAGCTTAAGAAGAGAAGAAATGTAGCAATTGCCAGTTTAGTAACAGCTTTTGCAAGGGTTTACTTATATAATATTATAAAGCAAATTGGGTATAGGAATGTGTATTATTGTGATACTGACAGTATTGCAACTAATGTAAAACCACCAGAGTATCTTAATTTTACCATTTTAGGTGTTAAAATAAACCAACATTTTGAGGGAGATGAGTTAGGGAGCCTTAAAAAAGAGAAAGAAGGATATTTCCAGATTTTGGGCAAGAAGTTTTACTTTAAAACACAAGAAGAAGGGGAATTAGTACCACCAGGCTTTAAGCTTAATGGGCAAATTGCTGAAGGTGAAAAAACTGAGGATATAATATTAAAAGGAGTACCACTTGGTAGTAAACTGAGGATATTTTTAGCACAAGACCCATTGAAGATAAAAGTTGAAGCTGAATATAATTGGATAAATGCAAAT
Coding sequences within it:
- a CDS encoding DNA polymerase, yielding MKGMGRHKEIKHLMAYDSEAFVKKGENGELVYKLAYGAFAYKKGNKYYTKIIRSSDEFIEFLKKHPKTIVYIHNAKYDLSLLSLSKYKDLIRWISFDKPINLSFNFNVKIRDSLNYLDGKLESLRKTFLKEEDYQEIGVDPNYKDEAPYYLINEGKIKEWNKWVSIEGPKLARNDALILLKIMENFHKLFGKIRTEVSLPSIAFNLNREILSRKADYNKVIYPLYYKPDPEVNGEEALQSYRGGRTEALKITLTSTYLTFYDVNSLYPTVMKLFQYPYKFKDDKRVRDLIKAYQDGLIGLHLVKWKCSNEFMPIVVRTEVNNEESVTQVSKGEYWITSPELEVLESDCEGEVEVKRSLWFYTYPIFVDFVDKYYALKQKAPKGSPEYYLYKKLLNSLYGKWGEHKKRRRLIQDEELIKLLDRKFAEKDNKERLEIEEGLIVSKIDWGFYTVRQELKKRRNVAIASLVTAFARVYLYNIIKQIGYRNVYYCDTDSIATNVKPPEYLNFTILGVKINQHFEGDELGSLKKEKEGYFQILGKKFYFKTQEEGELVPPGFKLNGQIAEGEKTEDIILKGVPLGSKLRIFLAQDPLKIKVEAEYNWINANWKEVTFVRKVKEIHPRMKLNYKLEDNYYQGYPL